A genome region from Euphorbia lathyris chromosome 4, ddEupLath1.1, whole genome shotgun sequence includes the following:
- the LOC136225943 gene encoding uncharacterized protein isoform X1, with the protein MEMRPNPTVDNSPQLHRHHSSATPSKQPSSPPNHVDTSSVSQRLQKELVSLMMNSGDLGVSAFPEGESIFTWIGTIEGGKGTLYEGLSYKLSLRFPLDYPFKPPQVKFETSCFHPNVDQFGNICLDILQEKWSSAYDCRTILLSVQSLLGEPNPESPLNSYAARLWNNKEEYKKMVHKHYYAAEEVFES; encoded by the exons ATGGAGATGAGGCCAAATCCCACCGTTGATAATTCTCCCCAACTTCATCGCCATCATTCATCGGCGACTCCATCAAAGCAACCTTCTTCTCCTCCTAACCATGTCGATACGTCCTCCGTTTCTCAAAG GTTACAGAAGGAATTGGTGTCTCTCATG ATGAATAGTGGAGATCTTGGTGTGTCAGCATTTCCTGAAGGCGAGAGTATTTTCACATGGATTGGCACAATTGAGGGTGGAAAAGGAACTCTTTATGAGGGTCTATCATATAAACTCTCTTTACGTTTTCCTCTTGACTATCCGTTTAAACCACCACAAGTCAAATTTGAGACAAGTTGCTTTCATCCTAATGTTGATCAGTTTGGCAACATATGCCTTGACATACTCCAG GAGAAGTGGTCTTCAGCTTACGATTGCAGAACCATTCTTTTGTCGGTTCAAAGTTTATTGGGAG AACCTAACCCTGAGAGTCCTCTTAACAGCTATGCGGCAAGATTATGGAATAATAAGGAAG AATACAAGAAGATGGTCCACAAACATTACTATGCTGCAGAAGAAGTATTTGAGAGCTGA
- the LOC136225943 gene encoding uncharacterized protein isoform X2 — translation MQMNSGDLGVSAFPEGESIFTWIGTIEGGKGTLYEGLSYKLSLRFPLDYPFKPPQVKFETSCFHPNVDQFGNICLDILQEKWSSAYDCRTILLSVQSLLGEPNPESPLNSYAARLWNNKEEYKKMVHKHYYAAEEVFES, via the exons ATGCAGATGAATAGTGGAGATCTTGGTGTGTCAGCATTTCCTGAAGGCGAGAGTATTTTCACATGGATTGGCACAATTGAGGGTGGAAAAGGAACTCTTTATGAGGGTCTATCATATAAACTCTCTTTACGTTTTCCTCTTGACTATCCGTTTAAACCACCACAAGTCAAATTTGAGACAAGTTGCTTTCATCCTAATGTTGATCAGTTTGGCAACATATGCCTTGACATACTCCAG GAGAAGTGGTCTTCAGCTTACGATTGCAGAACCATTCTTTTGTCGGTTCAAAGTTTATTGGGAG AACCTAACCCTGAGAGTCCTCTTAACAGCTATGCGGCAAGATTATGGAATAATAAGGAAG AATACAAGAAGATGGTCCACAAACATTACTATGCTGCAGAAGAAGTATTTGAGAGCTGA
- the LOC136225942 gene encoding MLO-like protein 6, protein MSEAEVKPRSLEDTSTWAVAVVCLVMIGISIFIELIFHMIEKWFKKIHKPALVEALEKIKAELMLMGFISLLLTALSEPISQICISEKVASTWHPCSKEEKAKPKTDSDTENRRRLLQFVGDSTTSTRRFLAAKGADKCGEGKVAFVSGYGIDQLHYFIFVLAVVHILYCIVTYILGKTKMRKWKHWENETKTIEYQYNNDPERFRFARDTSFGKRHLNLWSRSPAFVWTVCFFRQFFGSVTKIDYLTLRHGFIMAHLAPGSETRFDFQKYINRSLEDDFKVVVGISPVIWVIACVLLLSSTHGWYAYLWLPFIPLVIILVIGAKLQVIITRMGLRIQERGDVVKGAPVVEPGDDLFWFGRPRLILFLIHLCLFQNAFQLSFFLWSLWKIGVDSCMHNKTEDIVIKIAMGVIIQVLCSYVTLPLYALVTQMGSSMRPTIFNDRVAAALKNWHHEAKKHAKHSKHSNSHTPTSSRPATPSYGMSPVHLLQNYRSSTAPDSLQASPRNSNYDADNWDPEALNSVHTHDSDELEQHQEISPDNSNHNQNVSIQNLEPNTMQLPPAPLPIRTQHEIGISLREFTFKN, encoded by the exons ATGTCTGAAGCTGAGGTTAAACCTCGTTCTCTCGAAGACACATCAACATGGGCTGTTGCTGTTGTTTGCCTTGTCATGATTGGTATCTCCATTTTCATTGAGCTTATATTCCATATGATTGAAAAG tgGTTTAAGAAGATACATAAACCAGCTTTAGTAGAAGCACTTGAAAAGATTAAAGCAG AGCTGATGCTTATGGGTTTCATATCCTTGCTTCTGACTGCACTATCAGAGCCTATTTCTCAAATTTGCATATCAGAAAAAGTAGCATCAACTTGGCATCCTTGTTCCAAGGAAGAAAAAGCTAAGCCAAAAACGGATTCAGATACTGAAAATCGACGGCGACTTCTTCAGTTCGTCGGTGATTCTACCACCAGTACTAGACGTTTTTTAGCAGCAAAAGGTGCTGATAAATGTGGAGAG GGTAAAGTTGCCTTTGTATCAGGATATGGGATTGATCAGCTtcactattttatttttgttctagCTGTTGTTCATATACTTTACTGTATAGTTACATATATTTTGGGCAAAACTAAG ATGAGAAAatggaagcattgggagaatgAAACAAAGACCATTGAGTATCAGTACAACAACG ATCCTGAGAGATTCAGATTTGCAAGGGATACTTCCTTTGGAAAGAGACATTTAAATTTATGGAGTCGCTCACCGGCCTTCGTATGGACT GTCTGTTTCTTTAGACAGTTCTTTGGATCTGTTACTAAGATTGATTATCTTACACTAAGACATGGATTTATCATG GCACATTTAGCTCCTGGAAGTGAAACAAGATTTGACTTCCAAAAGTACATTAACAGATCACTTGAAGATGACTTTAAAGTTGTAGTGGGCATCAG TCCGGTTATTTGGGTCATTGCCTGCGTATTGCTGCTGTCTAGCACACATG GTTGGTATGCTTATTTGTGGTTGCCATTTATCCCCTTAGTG ATAATATTGGTAATTGGAGCTAAGCTACAAGTGATCATAACCCGAATGGGGCTACGTATTCAAGAGAGAGGAGATGTTGTCAAAGGTGCACCTGTGGTTGAGCCAGGTGATGACCTCTTCTGGTTCGGCCGACCTCGCCTCATCCTCTTCCTGATTCATTTGTGTCTCTTTCAG AATGCATTTCAGCTGTCATTCTTTCTTTGGAGTCTG TGGAAAATTGGAGTAGATTCTTGCATGCATAACAAGACAGAAGATATAGTAATCAAAATTGCAATGGG GGTCATTATACAGGTTCTATGCAGTTATGTGACTCTGCCTCTCTATGCCCTTGTGACACAG ATGGGTTCAAGCATGAGACCGACAATCTTCAACGATAGAGTAGCAGCAGCATTGAAGAACTGGCATCACGAGGCGAAAAAGCATGCTAAACACAGCAAGCATTCGAATTCACATACGCCAACTTCAAGCAGACCAGCAACACCTTCATACGGAATGTCTCCGGTTCATCTCCTGCAAAACTACAGAAGCAGTACTGCCCCTGATAGCTTGCAGGCATCTCCGAGAAATTCTAATTATGATGCAGATAATTGGGATCCTGAAGCACTCAATTCGGTGCACACTCATGATTCCGATGAGCTTGAACAACATCAGGAGATTAGTCCTGATAACAGCAACCACAACCAAAATGTCAGCATTCAGAATTTAGAACCAAACACAATGCAATTGCCTCCTGCCCCTCTTCCCATCAGAACTCAACACGAAATCGGGATAAGTTTAAGGGAATTCACATTCAAGAACTGA